In Mycobacterium sp. JS623, one genomic interval encodes:
- the arsC gene encoding arsenate reductase (glutaredoxin) (This arsenate reductase requires both glutathione and glutaredoxin to convert arsenate to arsenite, after which the efflux transporter formed by ArsA and ArsB can extrude the arsenite from the cell, providing resistance.) encodes MAENVIYHNPNCSTSRKTLDLLRDNGIDPEIVQYLKTPPSRAELVKMIKDAGIDVRTAVRKREALYAELGLADASDDELLDAMAEHPILIERPFVITPKGTRLARPIDAVREIL; translated from the coding sequence GTGGCAGAAAACGTCATCTATCACAACCCTAACTGCTCGACATCGCGTAAGACCCTGGATCTGTTGCGGGACAACGGCATCGATCCCGAAATCGTCCAGTATCTGAAGACGCCGCCGTCGCGGGCCGAGCTGGTCAAGATGATCAAGGACGCAGGCATCGACGTGCGCACCGCGGTGCGCAAGCGCGAAGCGCTGTATGCGGAGCTCGGATTGGCCGACGCGTCCGATGACGAGTTGCTCGACGCGATGGCCGAGCATCCGATCCTCATCGAGCGCCCATTCGTCATCACCCCCAAGGGCACCCGGCTGGCCCGGCCGATCGACGCGGTTCGCGAGATTTTGTGA
- a CDS encoding ABC transporter permease, with protein sequence MTSVDSPPRIQLQPARTHPTNIVQQSWIMVKRNMIHTKRMPEMLSDVTVQPIMFVLLFAFVFGASIATGGGASYREFLLPGIQAQTIVFTAFVVASGITADVEKGIIDRFRSLPISRSSVLIGRSVASLMHSSIGVVVMAVTGLAIGWRIRGSVAEAVLAFLLILVFGFSMIWFGILIGSVMRSVEAVNGVMFTVLFPITFLANTFAPTEPMSHWLRVVAEWNPVSSLAQGMRELWGNGGPAPASAQLPLHHPILATILWSVALTAVFAPFALRAYARRTGG encoded by the coding sequence ATGACTTCAGTGGATTCGCCGCCGCGCATTCAGCTGCAGCCTGCGCGCACGCATCCCACCAATATCGTGCAGCAGTCGTGGATCATGGTGAAGCGCAACATGATCCACACCAAGCGGATGCCCGAAATGCTCAGCGACGTGACGGTGCAGCCAATCATGTTCGTGCTGCTGTTCGCGTTCGTGTTCGGTGCGTCGATCGCGACGGGCGGCGGGGCGTCCTACCGGGAGTTCCTGCTGCCGGGTATTCAGGCGCAGACCATCGTGTTCACGGCTTTCGTTGTGGCGTCGGGGATTACCGCCGATGTGGAGAAGGGCATCATCGACCGTTTTCGGTCGCTGCCGATCTCCCGGTCGTCGGTGCTGATCGGCCGCAGTGTGGCCAGCCTGATGCACTCATCGATCGGCGTGGTCGTGATGGCGGTGACGGGGCTGGCGATCGGCTGGCGCATTCGGGGCAGTGTCGCCGAGGCGGTGCTGGCGTTTCTGCTGATCCTGGTCTTCGGCTTTTCCATGATCTGGTTCGGCATTCTGATCGGCTCGGTGATGCGATCGGTCGAGGCGGTCAACGGCGTGATGTTCACCGTGCTGTTCCCAATCACGTTCTTGGCCAACACCTTTGCCCCGACTGAACCGATGTCGCACTGGCTGCGCGTGGTCGCGGAGTGGAATCCGGTGTCATCGCTGGCGCAAGGCATGCGCGAGCTGTGGGGCAACGGCGGCCCCGCGCCGGCAAGCGCACAGCTGCCGCTGCACCACCCGATTCTGGCGACCATACTGTGGTCGGTGGCGTTGACGGCGGTCTTCGCGCCGTTCGCGTTGCGCGCGTATGCGCGCCGCACCGGGGGTTAG
- a CDS encoding ribose-phosphate diphosphokinase — MGTEWTDNRKNLMLFSGRAHPELAEQVAKELDTPVTAQTARDFANGEIFVRFDESVRGCDAFVLQSHPAPLNQWLMEQLIMIDALKRGSAKRITAILPFYPYARQDKKHRGREPISARLVADLLKTAGVDRIITVDLHTDQIQGFFDGPVDHMRAQNLLCGHIAENYADHDMVVVSPDSGRVRVAEKWADALGGVPLAFIHKTRDPLVPNQVKSNRVVGDVKGKTCILTDDMIDTGGTIAGAVKLLHQDGAGDVIIAATHGVLSEPASQRLAECGAREVIVTNTLPIGEDKQFPQLTVLSIAPLLASTIRAVFENGSVTGLFDGSA, encoded by the coding sequence GTGGGCACCGAGTGGACCGATAACCGCAAAAATCTGATGCTCTTCTCGGGTCGCGCGCACCCCGAACTGGCCGAGCAGGTGGCCAAGGAGCTCGACACTCCGGTCACCGCGCAGACCGCACGAGACTTCGCCAACGGCGAGATCTTCGTTCGCTTCGATGAGTCTGTTCGCGGCTGCGACGCGTTCGTACTGCAGTCGCATCCCGCGCCGCTGAACCAGTGGCTGATGGAACAGCTGATCATGATCGACGCTTTGAAGCGCGGCAGCGCCAAGCGAATCACCGCGATCCTGCCGTTCTATCCGTATGCCCGTCAGGACAAGAAGCACCGCGGCCGCGAGCCCATCTCGGCTCGACTGGTCGCCGACCTGCTCAAGACCGCCGGTGTCGACCGGATCATCACCGTCGATCTGCACACCGACCAGATCCAGGGCTTCTTCGACGGCCCGGTGGACCACATGCGGGCGCAGAACCTGCTGTGCGGCCACATCGCCGAGAACTACGCCGACCACGACATGGTCGTGGTCTCCCCCGACTCCGGCCGCGTGCGTGTCGCTGAGAAGTGGGCCGACGCGCTGGGCGGTGTCCCGCTGGCCTTCATCCACAAGACGCGCGACCCGCTGGTGCCCAACCAGGTGAAGTCCAACCGCGTCGTCGGTGACGTCAAGGGCAAGACCTGCATCCTCACGGACGACATGATCGACACCGGCGGCACGATCGCGGGTGCGGTGAAGCTGCTGCATCAGGACGGCGCGGGCGATGTGATCATCGCCGCGACACACGGCGTGCTGTCCGAACCGGCGTCGCAGCGACTGGCTGAGTGCGGTGCCCGCGAGGTGATCGTCACCAACACGCTGCCGATCGGTGAGGACAAGCAGTTCCCGCAGCTGACCGTGCTGTCGATTGCACCACTGCTGGCCAGCACCATCCGCGCGGTGTTCGAAAATGGTTCTGTCACTGGCCTTTTCGACGGGTCGGCGTAG
- a CDS encoding oxidoreductase translates to MSQWTAADLPSFTGRTVIVTGANSGLGAITARELARVGAKTILAVRNTAKGDAAAAGMSGDVEVRKLDLQDLASVRAFADGVDGADVLINNAGIMAVPYAQTADGFERQIGTNHLGHFALTNLLLPKITDRVVTVASMMHLIGRINLKDLNWKSRPYLAWPAYGQSKLANLLFTKELQRRLAAAGSQVKALAAHPGYSATELQSHSTGLFGKVFQAGNSLMATSAEFGARQTLYAASQELPGNTYVGPRGAFWGPTGPTPLRSPLARDAKKAAALWELSEQLTDTKFPL, encoded by the coding sequence ATGAGCCAGTGGACCGCCGCAGATCTGCCTTCCTTCACCGGGCGCACCGTGATCGTCACCGGTGCCAACAGCGGCCTCGGTGCGATCACCGCGCGCGAGCTCGCCCGCGTCGGCGCCAAGACGATCCTGGCCGTGCGCAACACCGCCAAGGGTGACGCCGCGGCCGCGGGGATGAGTGGTGACGTGGAGGTTCGTAAGCTCGACCTGCAGGACTTGGCGTCGGTGCGCGCCTTCGCCGACGGTGTCGACGGCGCCGACGTGCTGATCAACAACGCAGGGATCATGGCCGTGCCGTACGCGCAGACCGCCGACGGCTTCGAACGCCAGATCGGCACCAACCACCTCGGCCACTTCGCGCTGACCAACTTGCTGCTGCCGAAGATCACCGACCGGGTGGTCACTGTCGCGTCGATGATGCATCTCATCGGCCGCATCAATCTCAAGGACCTGAACTGGAAGTCGCGGCCATACCTCGCGTGGCCTGCCTACGGGCAGTCAAAGCTCGCGAATCTGCTGTTCACCAAGGAACTGCAGCGCCGTCTGGCGGCGGCGGGTTCACAGGTGAAGGCACTCGCCGCACATCCCGGATATTCGGCGACCGAACTGCAGTCGCACTCGACGGGCCTGTTCGGCAAGGTGTTCCAGGCAGGCAATTCGCTGATGGCCACGTCGGCCGAATTCGGCGCCCGCCAGACCTTGTACGCGGCGTCGCAGGAGCTGCCGGGCAACACGTACGTCGGACCGCGCGGCGCCTTCTGGGGGCCGACCGGGCCGACCCCGCTGCGCAGTCCGCTGGCACGCGACGCGAAGAAGGCGGCGGCGCTATGGGAGCTGTCCGAGCAGCTCACGGACACCAAATTTCCGCTCTGA
- a CDS encoding SDR family NAD(P)-dependent oxidoreductase, with protein sequence MIAVVTGGASGIGKATADRLRTRDADVVVWDRKDGDIDCDISDPDAVSAAIDQTIARHGTPDRLVACAGVGASSLLLDQSPADWRRVLNTNLTGTWLTMRAVAKAMVNAQTGGSIVAVSSISGTLADRDMGAYCVSKAGIDMLVRVAAAEWGQHGIRVNAVGPGVTRTPMLAKPEQLPGWVDGLTERTALGRLGEADDVAEAIVAVLEMSWVTGQTVFADGGLALHSPIDAYGQMKRARRD encoded by the coding sequence GTGATCGCCGTCGTCACAGGGGGAGCGTCCGGGATCGGCAAGGCAACAGCCGATCGCCTGCGTACCCGAGATGCCGACGTCGTCGTCTGGGACCGCAAGGACGGCGACATCGATTGCGACATCAGCGATCCCGACGCAGTATCGGCCGCCATCGACCAGACCATCGCCCGCCACGGCACACCTGACCGGCTGGTCGCCTGTGCCGGCGTCGGGGCGTCCAGTCTGCTGCTCGACCAGAGCCCAGCCGACTGGCGGCGCGTCCTCAACACCAACCTGACCGGCACATGGCTGACGATGCGCGCCGTCGCCAAGGCGATGGTGAACGCCCAAACCGGCGGCTCGATCGTCGCTGTCTCAAGCATCAGCGGAACACTTGCCGACCGCGACATGGGCGCCTATTGCGTGTCGAAAGCGGGCATCGACATGTTGGTGCGCGTCGCGGCTGCGGAATGGGGTCAGCACGGTATCCGCGTGAACGCCGTCGGGCCCGGCGTCACCCGCACGCCGATGCTCGCCAAACCGGAACAACTGCCCGGCTGGGTGGATGGCCTGACCGAACGCACTGCGCTCGGCAGACTCGGCGAGGCCGATGACGTTGCCGAGGCCATCGTCGCGGTGCTCGAAATGTCTTGGGTGACAGGGCAAACCGTGTTCGCCGACGGGGGTCTTGCGTTACACAGCCCTATCGACGCCTACGGTCAGATGAAGCGGGCGCGACGCGACTAG
- a CDS encoding DUF6611 family protein, with product MSDIRTGHSGLLRRGWSRLLDGDRVWGSIEVRPDRFGVTRYRLVVFPPGISDSERRQVRVAQGWPLWGALVWILCEVWLSHLTGPMTALVTSTAIYLGLGLVATTRAGDARRQVRTMGVMVMAGHRDPVSSALLHKLDTLAGALLEADELLARGVVSPMAHEMTWWRVYDQMESTSIAA from the coding sequence ATGAGTGACATACGTACGGGCCATTCCGGCCTGCTACGGCGAGGGTGGTCGCGGTTGCTTGACGGCGACCGTGTTTGGGGGTCAATCGAGGTTCGTCCCGACCGCTTCGGTGTGACCCGATATCGGCTGGTGGTGTTCCCGCCGGGGATCAGCGACTCCGAGCGCAGGCAGGTACGCGTGGCGCAGGGCTGGCCCCTGTGGGGCGCGCTGGTGTGGATCCTCTGCGAAGTATGGCTGAGCCATCTGACGGGGCCGATGACGGCTCTTGTCACGTCGACGGCCATCTACCTGGGATTGGGTCTGGTCGCCACGACCAGGGCAGGCGATGCGCGCAGACAAGTCAGGACAATGGGTGTGATGGTGATGGCGGGTCACCGCGATCCGGTGTCGTCGGCGCTGCTTCACAAACTGGACACGCTCGCCGGTGCGCTGCTGGAAGCCGACGAACTGCTTGCCCGCGGTGTCGTCTCGCCGATGGCTCACGAGATGACGTGGTGGCGGGTTTATGACCAGATGGAATCCACCAGCATAGCGGCCTAG
- a CDS encoding VOC family protein, translated as MPGIHHTAIVTADVEHSKRFWCDGLGFTELFDHTFTGDWPTLFNARTDRLRSVFLGDPATPDSGIVELVQFDDTPTGPERPDEPTFGFFLLSLQREVDVTLAGLATLGFYDGVRRIDMPAPGGKTVAMAVITAPDGVRVELIGPPK; from the coding sequence GTGCCAGGAATCCACCACACGGCGATAGTCACCGCCGACGTCGAACACTCGAAGCGGTTCTGGTGCGACGGCCTCGGCTTCACCGAACTGTTCGACCACACCTTCACCGGCGATTGGCCCACGCTGTTCAACGCCCGCACCGACCGGCTGCGGTCGGTCTTCCTCGGCGACCCGGCCACACCCGACAGCGGCATCGTCGAACTCGTTCAATTCGACGACACCCCAACCGGACCCGAGCGACCCGATGAGCCGACGTTCGGCTTCTTCCTGCTTTCCTTGCAGCGCGAGGTCGACGTTACGTTGGCCGGTCTCGCCACACTCGGCTTCTATGACGGCGTGCGCCGCATCGACATGCCGGCACCTGGCGGCAAAACGGTTGCGATGGCGGTGATCACCGCGCCCGACGGAGTGCGCGTCGAGCTGATCGGACCACCGAAGTGA
- a CDS encoding cellulase family glycosylhydrolase: protein MHRRTALKLPLLLAVGAAMTRLPPAVAEPTRWTADYANRWYQAQGWLVGANYVTSTAVNQLEMFQPGTYDPRRIDAELGYARSLGLNCVRVFLHDLLWAQDPRGFLGRLTQFVGIAANRGIKPLFVLFDSCWNPFPRVGPQGPPTPGVHNSGWVQSPGAEHLGDPQYRNVLYAYVTGVVGQFRSDSRILGWDLWNEPDNPARVYRKVERKDKQDLVAALLPQVFQWARSVNPVQPLTSGVWTGSWDEGSRSDISDIQLDNSDVVTFHSYGKPAEFEAKINELSSLGRPILCTEYLARPLGNTVEGILPIAKRHNVGAFNWGFVAGKTQTYLPWDSWDHAYRGAPKVWFSDLVYPDGRPFQTSEIQAIRQLVGGSGTT, encoded by the coding sequence GTGCACCGCCGTACAGCCCTAAAACTGCCGCTCTTACTGGCGGTTGGTGCTGCAATGACCCGTTTGCCTCCGGCTGTCGCCGAGCCGACTCGATGGACGGCGGACTACGCCAATCGCTGGTATCAAGCGCAAGGCTGGCTCGTCGGCGCCAACTACGTCACGTCGACGGCCGTCAACCAGCTGGAGATGTTTCAGCCGGGTACGTACGACCCACGACGAATCGACGCCGAACTGGGTTACGCCCGATCGCTCGGGCTGAACTGCGTGCGGGTCTTCCTCCACGATCTGCTCTGGGCCCAAGATCCACGCGGATTTCTCGGCCGCCTAACGCAATTCGTCGGCATCGCGGCCAACCGCGGGATCAAGCCCTTGTTCGTGCTGTTCGATTCGTGCTGGAACCCGTTCCCCCGCGTGGGCCCGCAGGGCCCGCCAACACCCGGCGTGCACAACTCCGGCTGGGTGCAGAGCCCGGGCGCCGAGCATCTCGGGGATCCGCAGTACCGCAACGTTCTGTACGCCTATGTCACGGGCGTCGTAGGCCAATTCCGAAGTGACAGCCGAATTTTGGGCTGGGACTTGTGGAACGAGCCCGACAATCCCGCACGGGTGTATCGGAAAGTGGAGAGGAAGGACAAGCAGGATCTCGTCGCGGCGCTGCTACCCCAAGTCTTTCAGTGGGCGCGTTCGGTGAACCCGGTGCAACCGCTGACAAGTGGTGTCTGGACCGGAAGCTGGGACGAGGGCAGCCGCAGCGATATCAGCGACATTCAACTCGACAACTCCGACGTGGTCACCTTCCACTCCTACGGCAAGCCGGCCGAGTTCGAGGCCAAGATCAACGAGCTTTCATCACTGGGCCGTCCGATTCTCTGCACGGAGTATCTGGCCCGGCCGTTGGGCAACACCGTCGAAGGAATCCTGCCAATCGCCAAGCGGCACAACGTCGGTGCATTCAACTGGGGCTTTGTCGCTGGCAAGACGCAGACGTATCTGCCGTGGGATTCGTGGGACCACGCGTACCGCGGCGCTCCGAAGGTGTGGTTCAGCGACCTCGTATACCCCGATGGACGGCCCTTCCAAACCAGCGAAATTCAAGCGATTCGCCAGTTGGTCGGCGGGTCCGGCACCACCTGA
- the pth gene encoding aminoacyl-tRNA hydrolase: protein MAETILVVGLGNPGAQYATTRHNIGFLVADILSDRLGSGFKVHKKSGAEVATGRLGGQSVVLAKPRCYMNESGRQVGPLAKFYSVPPADIVVIHDELDIDFGRIRLKFGGGVAGHNGLRSVGSSLGTNDFQRVRIGIGRPPGRMEGAAFVLGNFTNAEWREVPTICEQAADATELLVSQGLEPAQNTVHAWG from the coding sequence ATGGCCGAAACCATTTTGGTGGTCGGCCTCGGCAACCCTGGAGCGCAGTACGCAACGACGCGGCACAACATCGGTTTCCTTGTCGCAGATATCCTTTCGGACCGCCTCGGTTCGGGGTTCAAGGTGCACAAGAAGTCGGGGGCCGAGGTGGCGACAGGCCGCCTCGGCGGTCAGTCTGTCGTGCTGGCCAAACCGCGGTGTTACATGAACGAGTCGGGGCGCCAGGTGGGGCCGCTGGCCAAGTTCTACTCGGTGCCGCCGGCCGACATCGTGGTGATCCACGACGAGCTCGACATCGACTTCGGCCGCATCCGGCTCAAGTTCGGCGGCGGTGTTGCGGGGCACAACGGGCTGCGCTCGGTGGGATCATCGTTGGGCACCAATGACTTTCAGCGTGTCCGCATAGGCATCGGCCGTCCGCCCGGTCGGATGGAAGGCGCGGCATTCGTGTTGGGAAACTTCACCAACGCTGAATGGCGCGAGGTTCCAACTATCTGCGAGCAGGCGGCCGACGCCACCGAACTCCTTGTGTCCCAAGGGCTTGAGCCAGCGCAGAATACGGTGCACGCCTGGGGGTAG
- a CDS encoding flavin-containing monooxygenase: MANRKPTVAIIGAGPGGIAIGIQLAAGGYDFTIFDRNEGFGGTWRNNTYPGAACDVPSHFYSYSFALNPRWSKTFANQPEILAYLEKVATDNRLADHLTTRSRITTLRWSDDHRRWTLETEDGAVYRFDAVVTAVGMLDQPNIPEIPGANRFRGRTFHSSQWDHSKSTAGERVASIGTGASAIQYVPEIAPAAAHLTVFQRTPIWVSPRYDEPFTPEQHELFERDPVEALKVRDAAFDAYESANFGVDSAMTKELTDTARAYLTRKVPDPKLRAKLTPSYPVGCKRPLQSRAWFPTFARPNVHLETSPIVEFTERGLRTADGTEHQVDTVIYGTGFHAADYLRSLDVYGAQGRRLHDDWHDGAEAYLGTVVPGYPNLFTLYGPNTNGVTSIVYILEAQAEFVRRTLDGMVRHGVQAIDVKRDVHDAYNVDIQQAMQGTVWLANCNNYYRHPNGKVVTQFPYSGTQFAAMLGQVGLDAFDRMEATACQESTTRR, from the coding sequence ATGGCGAATCGGAAGCCGACCGTTGCGATCATCGGTGCTGGTCCCGGCGGCATCGCGATAGGCATCCAGCTCGCTGCCGGCGGCTACGACTTCACCATCTTCGACCGCAACGAGGGCTTCGGCGGCACCTGGCGCAACAACACCTATCCTGGCGCCGCCTGTGACGTGCCATCGCACTTCTACTCGTACTCGTTCGCGCTCAACCCGCGGTGGAGCAAGACCTTCGCCAACCAGCCGGAGATCCTCGCCTACCTCGAGAAGGTCGCCACCGACAATCGCCTCGCCGATCACCTCACAACGCGAAGCCGCATCACCACCCTGCGGTGGTCCGACGACCACCGGCGCTGGACGCTGGAGACCGAGGACGGCGCTGTATATCGATTCGATGCCGTCGTCACCGCAGTCGGCATGCTCGACCAACCCAATATCCCAGAGATTCCCGGCGCCAACCGCTTTCGTGGTCGTACCTTCCACTCCTCGCAGTGGGACCACTCGAAATCGACTGCGGGGGAGCGGGTCGCGTCGATCGGAACCGGTGCCAGCGCAATCCAATACGTTCCCGAGATCGCCCCAGCCGCAGCGCATCTGACCGTCTTTCAGCGCACGCCGATATGGGTGAGCCCCCGCTACGACGAACCCTTTACCCCTGAGCAACACGAGCTCTTCGAGCGTGATCCTGTCGAAGCCCTCAAGGTCCGCGACGCCGCGTTCGACGCCTACGAGTCCGCGAACTTCGGCGTCGACTCCGCGATGACCAAGGAACTCACCGACACCGCCCGCGCCTATCTGACGCGAAAGGTCCCAGATCCCAAACTGCGCGCGAAGCTGACGCCGAGCTATCCCGTTGGATGCAAGCGGCCGTTGCAGTCCCGCGCTTGGTTCCCGACCTTCGCGCGACCCAACGTGCATCTAGAGACGTCGCCGATCGTCGAGTTCACCGAACGCGGCCTGCGCACCGCCGATGGCACCGAGCATCAGGTGGACACCGTCATATACGGCACCGGTTTTCACGCCGCCGACTACCTCCGCAGCCTCGACGTCTACGGCGCGCAGGGCCGTCGCCTGCACGACGACTGGCACGACGGCGCCGAGGCCTATCTCGGCACGGTGGTCCCGGGCTACCCCAACCTGTTCACGCTCTACGGCCCCAACACCAACGGGGTCACTTCGATCGTCTACATCCTGGAGGCCCAGGCCGAGTTCGTTCGCCGCACCCTCGACGGCATGGTCCGCCACGGCGTACAGGCGATCGACGTCAAGCGCGACGTTCACGACGCCTATAACGTCGACATCCAGCAGGCCATGCAGGGCACCGTCTGGCTGGCCAACTGCAACAACTACTACCGACATCCGAACGGCAAGGTCGTCACCCAGTTCCCGTACAGCGGAACGCAATTCGCGGCGATGCTCGGCCAGGTCGGATTGGATGCATTCGATCGGATGGAGGCAACTGCGTGCCAGGAATCCACCACACGGCGATAG
- a CDS encoding LpqN/LpqT family lipoprotein: MKLRRGLVAALAVLTATACGAKTPDYQSVWSTSATTTTSTTSNAAPVPIAQFLEEKGVKGDPVAPQKLSGLTVTMPQPKGWTQYNNPNFAPGTQMIAKNDTYPTAMLIVFKLTGDFDVNEAIKHGYADAQLSQNFKQLNASTANWHGFPSAMIEGSYDLNGRRMHSYNRIVIPTTAPPANQRYLVQFTVTGYAEKAAEEAPDIEAVIGGFNVALPK; the protein is encoded by the coding sequence GTGAAGCTGAGGCGAGGGCTGGTCGCCGCTCTCGCGGTGCTCACCGCAACAGCCTGTGGCGCGAAAACGCCTGACTATCAATCGGTTTGGTCGACGTCAGCCACGACAACCACGTCGACGACCAGCAATGCGGCGCCGGTCCCGATCGCGCAGTTCCTCGAGGAAAAGGGCGTCAAGGGCGACCCGGTCGCGCCGCAGAAGCTCAGCGGTCTGACGGTGACGATGCCGCAGCCGAAGGGTTGGACGCAGTACAACAATCCGAACTTCGCACCGGGCACGCAGATGATCGCCAAGAACGACACCTATCCCACCGCGATGCTCATCGTCTTCAAGCTGACCGGCGACTTCGACGTCAACGAGGCGATCAAGCACGGCTACGCCGACGCGCAACTGTCACAGAACTTCAAGCAGCTCAATGCTTCTACTGCGAACTGGCACGGCTTCCCGTCGGCGATGATCGAGGGCAGCTACGACCTCAACGGTCGCCGGATGCACAGCTACAACCGCATTGTGATCCCGACGACCGCGCCGCCGGCGAATCAGCGCTACCTCGTTCAGTTCACGGTGACGGGCTACGCCGAGAAGGCCGCCGAAGAGGCCCCGGACATCGAGGCCGTGATCGGCGGCTTCAACGTCGCATTGCCGAAGTAG
- a CDS encoding 50S ribosomal protein L25/general stress protein Ctc — translation MAKTSTANKLTAAVRTETGKGASRRARRLGKVPAVLYGHGSDPQHLELDAHDFSAVLRHSGTNAVLTLDIDGKEQLALTKALEIHPIRRSIQHVDLLVVRRGEKVTVEVNVIVEGEPVSGALVTQDANTITVEADVQSIPDHLTVSIEGAELGTQFAAGAITLPSGVTLVSDPETLVVNVVAAPTAEEMEGEGAGEAAEAEGEAPAEAAEGEAAEEAPAEESE, via the coding sequence ATGGCTAAGACTTCCACCGCGAACAAGCTGACCGCTGCGGTACGCACCGAGACGGGTAAGGGCGCGTCACGTCGCGCCCGTCGCCTCGGCAAGGTGCCCGCCGTTCTCTACGGCCACGGCAGCGACCCACAACACCTCGAACTCGATGCGCACGACTTCTCGGCCGTGCTGCGGCACTCGGGCACCAACGCGGTGCTCACCCTCGACATCGACGGCAAGGAGCAGCTCGCGCTGACCAAGGCGCTCGAGATCCATCCCATCCGCCGCAGCATCCAGCACGTCGACCTGCTCGTCGTGCGCCGTGGTGAAAAGGTGACCGTCGAGGTCAACGTCATCGTCGAGGGCGAGCCGGTTTCCGGGGCGCTCGTCACCCAGGACGCCAACACCATCACGGTCGAAGCCGACGTCCAGTCGATTCCCGACCACCTCACCGTGTCGATCGAGGGGGCGGAACTCGGCACCCAGTTCGCCGCCGGCGCCATCACGCTGCCGTCGGGCGTCACCCTGGTTTCGGACCCGGAGACGCTCGTCGTGAACGTCGTCGCCGCGCCGACCGCTGAGGAGATGGAAGGCGAGGGTGCCGGCGAGGCAGCCGAAGCCGAGGGCGAGGCACCGGCCGAAGCCGCCGAGGGCGAGGCGGCCGAAGAGGCGCCCGCCGAAGAGTCCGAGTAG
- a CDS encoding 4Fe-4S binding protein, producing MTIEKIPARLADHPTVRKVRARKTEKPGVIDADWLRQVCLDAGVDDVAFASVENADLASEREHVDAALPGVQSYISLVVKMNRDNVRSTARSVANQEFHRSGEIMNEAAHRITRALQDAGYRAINPSMSFPMEMDRYPGRIWVVAHKPVAVASGLGVMGIHRNVIHPKFGNFILLGTILVAAPVSSYGEPLDYSPCLECKLCVAACPVGAIKKDGDFDFVACSVHNYREFMGGFTDYVQTVADSADADDFRSRVSDSENASMWQSLSFKANYKAAYCLAVCPAGEDVIEPYLDNRKGFMDLVLKPLQEKKETLYVLPNSAAKEHAERRYPHKQVKVVDSGIRGR from the coding sequence ATGACGATCGAGAAGATCCCGGCCCGCCTCGCCGACCATCCGACGGTTCGCAAGGTGCGTGCTCGAAAGACCGAGAAGCCGGGAGTCATCGACGCGGACTGGCTGCGGCAGGTGTGCCTCGATGCCGGTGTCGACGACGTCGCGTTCGCAAGTGTCGAGAACGCTGATCTGGCGAGCGAGCGCGAGCACGTCGACGCGGCGCTGCCGGGCGTGCAGAGCTACATCTCACTCGTCGTGAAGATGAATCGCGACAATGTCCGCTCGACCGCGCGAAGCGTCGCCAACCAAGAGTTCCATCGCAGCGGCGAGATCATGAACGAGGCCGCACATCGGATCACCCGCGCGTTGCAGGACGCGGGATACCGCGCGATCAACCCGTCGATGTCCTTCCCAATGGAGATGGACCGCTATCCCGGTCGCATCTGGGTGGTGGCGCACAAGCCGGTCGCAGTGGCGTCAGGACTCGGTGTGATGGGCATCCACCGCAATGTGATACACCCGAAGTTCGGCAACTTCATCCTGCTCGGCACGATCCTGGTGGCCGCACCCGTCAGCAGTTACGGTGAGCCGCTTGACTATTCGCCGTGCCTGGAGTGCAAGCTGTGTGTGGCGGCCTGCCCGGTCGGGGCGATCAAGAAGGACGGCGACTTCGATTTCGTCGCCTGCTCGGTGCACAACTACCGCGAGTTCATGGGCGGGTTCACCGACTACGTGCAAACCGTCGCCGACAGCGCCGATGCCGACGACTTCCGCTCGCGCGTCAGCGATTCCGAGAACGCGTCGATGTGGCAGAGCCTTTCGTTCAAGGCGAATTACAAGGCGGCGTACTGCCTCGCCGTATGCCCAGCGGGCGAGGACGTCATCGAGCCCTATCTCGACAACCGCAAGGGGTTCATGGATCTGGTGCTGAAGCCGCTGCAAGAGAAGAAGGAGACGCTCTACGTGTTGCCCAACTCCGCGGCCAAGGAGCACGCCGAACGCCGCTACCCGCACAAGCAGGTGAAGGTCGTCGACAGCGGCATTCGGGGACGCTGA